In Microbacterium sp. SLBN-146, one genomic interval encodes:
- a CDS encoding ABC transporter permease, with the protein MAFVKTLIRTPWFWGIVGIALLLTLNVIKDPTYLRIGVNSTTGLLAGNVLDILRVSAPIIMIALGMTFVIATKGIDLSVGSIMAVGGAAAMETLRAVEGQNAVGAMFTAIGVALLIGALLGLVNGVLVAVVGLQPFISTLVMMLAARGIARVITGGQNTNATNAPFREISNGQIFGLPTSFVLAIVIVVVVSLIMRRTALGLMIESIGINPAASRLAGIRPRPILITVYVLSAILAATGGLFTVSEVMTVDVSGTGYQMELDAILAVVIGGTSLAGGKFSILGSTVGALLIATLNKTVLFLGVSAAATPAFKAIVIVVLVLLQSERVRNYVLQLGRRRSRKEVVA; encoded by the coding sequence ATGGCCTTCGTCAAGACCCTCATCCGCACACCCTGGTTCTGGGGCATCGTGGGCATCGCACTGCTCCTGACCCTGAACGTGATCAAGGACCCCACGTACCTGCGGATCGGCGTCAACTCGACGACCGGACTCCTCGCAGGAAACGTGCTGGACATCCTGCGCGTCTCGGCGCCGATCATCATGATCGCGCTCGGTATGACGTTCGTCATCGCGACGAAGGGCATCGACCTCTCGGTCGGCTCCATCATGGCGGTCGGCGGCGCGGCAGCCATGGAGACGCTGCGGGCCGTCGAGGGACAGAACGCCGTCGGCGCGATGTTCACCGCGATCGGGGTGGCGCTCCTCATCGGTGCACTGCTCGGTCTCGTCAACGGTGTTCTTGTCGCTGTCGTCGGCCTGCAGCCCTTCATCAGCACGCTCGTGATGATGCTCGCGGCGCGCGGCATCGCCCGCGTCATCACGGGGGGCCAGAACACCAACGCGACCAACGCGCCGTTCCGCGAGATCTCCAACGGTCAGATCTTCGGGCTGCCCACGAGCTTCGTGCTCGCGATCGTGATCGTCGTGGTCGTGTCCCTCATCATGCGGCGCACGGCCCTCGGCCTCATGATCGAGTCGATCGGCATCAACCCCGCCGCGAGCCGCCTCGCCGGCATCCGTCCGCGGCCCATCCTCATCACCGTCTACGTCCTCTCCGCCATCCTCGCGGCGACGGGCGGGCTCTTCACGGTGTCGGAGGTGATGACGGTCGACGTCTCGGGCACCGGCTACCAGATGGAGCTCGACGCGATCCTGGCCGTCGTCATCGGCGGGACGTCGCTCGCGGGCGGCAAGTTCTCGATCCTCGGCTCGACGGTCGGCGCGCTCCTGATCGCGACGCTCAACAAGACGGTCCTGTTCCTCGGGGTCTCCGCGGCGGCGACACCCGCCTTCAAGGCGATCGTGATCGTCGTGCTCGTCCTGCTGCAGTCCGAACGCGTGAGGAACTACGTCCTCCAACTCGGACGCCGCCGTTCCCGTAAGGAGGTCGTCGCGTGA
- the araA gene encoding L-arabinose isomerase, with translation MTRTPLSTSLGAYEVWFVTGSQNLYGEETLRQVAEQSQAVAAALTDLPVKTVWKPVLKDSDSIRRLALEANSRDDVIGVIAWMHTFSPAKMWISGLDALQKPLLHLHTQANVELPWGDIDFDFMNLNQAAHGDREFGYIQTRLGVARKTVVGHVSNPTVLGQIEDWQRAAAGWAAVRTLKLARFGDNMRYVAVTEGDKTEAEIRFGVQVNTWGVNELADAVAAASDAQIDALVEEYVASYDVAPELLPGGERHQSLRDGAAIEVGLRSFLEEGGFGAFTTSFEDLGALTQLPGLAVQRLMAEGYGFGAEGDWKTAILVRVANVMGAGLPGGASLMEDYTYDLVPGSERILGAHMLEVSPSLTTAKPRLEVHELGIGGKADPVRLVFTADAGPALVVAMSDMRDRFRLVANVVENVDAPDLPKLPVGRAVWKPAPDFATSAACWLIAGAAHHTVMTTAVGIEVFRDFADIAKTELVVIDEDTTVRGFQHELRWNQAYYRLAQGL, from the coding sequence ATGACCCGCACGCCCCTCTCCACCTCGCTCGGCGCCTACGAGGTGTGGTTCGTCACCGGCAGCCAGAACCTGTACGGCGAGGAGACCCTCCGTCAGGTCGCCGAGCAGTCCCAGGCTGTCGCCGCCGCTCTGACGGACCTGCCGGTGAAGACCGTGTGGAAGCCCGTGCTGAAGGACTCGGATTCGATCCGTCGTTTGGCTCTGGAGGCGAACTCGCGTGACGATGTGATCGGTGTGATCGCGTGGATGCACACGTTCAGCCCGGCGAAGATGTGGATCTCGGGTCTGGACGCGTTGCAGAAGCCGCTCCTGCACCTGCACACGCAGGCGAACGTCGAGCTCCCGTGGGGTGATATCGACTTCGATTTCATGAACCTGAACCAGGCCGCGCACGGTGACCGGGAGTTCGGGTACATCCAGACCCGTCTGGGGGTCGCGCGGAAGACGGTCGTCGGTCATGTTTCCAACCCGACGGTCCTCGGCCAGATCGAGGATTGGCAGCGTGCCGCGGCGGGGTGGGCTGCGGTCCGGACGCTGAAGCTCGCCCGGTTCGGTGACAACATGCGGTACGTCGCTGTCACCGAGGGGGATAAGACCGAGGCGGAGATCCGTTTCGGTGTGCAGGTGAACACGTGGGGTGTCAATGAGCTCGCGGATGCTGTCGCGGCGGCATCCGATGCGCAGATTGACGCGCTCGTCGAAGAGTACGTCGCGTCCTACGACGTCGCCCCCGAGCTCCTCCCCGGCGGGGAGCGCCACCAGTCGCTGCGTGACGGGGCGGCGATCGAGGTCGGGCTGCGGTCGTTCCTCGAAGAGGGCGGCTTCGGCGCCTTCACCACAAGCTTCGAAGACCTCGGCGCGCTGACACAGCTCCCCGGCCTCGCCGTGCAGCGGCTCATGGCCGAGGGATACGGATTCGGTGCCGAAGGCGACTGGAAGACCGCGATCCTTGTCCGGGTCGCGAACGTCATGGGCGCGGGTCTCCCCGGTGGAGCGAGCCTCATGGAGGACTACACCTACGACCTCGTCCCCGGCTCCGAGCGCATCCTCGGCGCCCACATGCTCGAGGTCTCCCCGTCGCTGACGACGGCCAAGCCGCGCCTCGAAGTCCACGAGCTCGGCATCGGCGGGAAAGCCGACCCGGTCCGCCTGGTGTTCACCGCTGACGCGGGTCCCGCGCTCGTCGTCGCGATGAGCGACATGCGCGACCGCTTCCGCCTCGTCGCGAACGTCGTCGAGAACGTCGACGCACCCGACCTCCCCAAGCTCCCCGTGGGACGCGCCGTATGGAAGCCGGCCCCCGACTTCGCCACGAGCGCCGCCTGCTGGCTCATCGCGGGTGCCGCTCACCACACCGTCATGACCACCGCCGTGGGCATCGAGGTCTTCCGCGACTTCGCCGACATCGCCAAGACGGAACTCGTCGTCATCGACGAGGACACCACCGTCCGCGGGTTCCAGCACGAACTCCGCTGGAACCAGGCCTACTACCGCCTCGCCCAGGGCCTCTGA
- a CDS encoding ABC transporter substrate-binding protein, producing the protein MANKKRMLSMIGFVGAGALALGLAGCASGGDDAGGDTGGDTGGDLITVGFVAVGPEGGWRNANEQAVKDAFTEEAGYELKYAPAASPSDQKSQLDAFSTFVNDEVDVILLTATEASGWEDSLELAQEAEIPVILLDRGVDASEDLYVTRIAPDNFQVAASVGAWAVETFPEGANYYVLEGVPGLSVVNERNEGFDSEVADAAGFNKVGAQTANWKTDEGKSVTETVLKANNNDIQFIFAQNDEMGIGAAQAVEAAGLVPGTDVKIATIDGTTGALEALAAGQLSFVAQYNPFFGDIAVDVVEKALAGETVESTIIVDSATFDSPEAGETALADGQGF; encoded by the coding sequence ATGGCAAACAAGAAGCGCATGCTCAGCATGATCGGCTTCGTCGGCGCGGGGGCGCTCGCCCTCGGTCTTGCCGGCTGCGCGAGCGGCGGCGACGACGCGGGCGGAGACACCGGTGGCGACACCGGCGGCGACCTCATCACGGTCGGATTCGTCGCGGTCGGCCCCGAGGGCGGATGGCGCAACGCGAACGAGCAGGCCGTCAAGGACGCCTTCACCGAAGAGGCCGGCTACGAGCTCAAGTACGCTCCCGCCGCCAGCCCCAGCGACCAGAAGTCGCAGCTCGACGCATTCTCGACGTTCGTCAACGACGAGGTCGACGTCATCCTGCTGACCGCGACCGAGGCATCCGGTTGGGAAGACTCGCTCGAGCTCGCCCAGGAGGCCGAGATCCCCGTCATCCTCCTCGACCGTGGTGTCGACGCGAGCGAAGACCTCTACGTGACCCGCATCGCCCCCGACAACTTCCAGGTCGCGGCTTCGGTCGGCGCATGGGCTGTCGAGACGTTCCCCGAGGGCGCGAACTACTACGTGCTCGAGGGCGTCCCGGGTCTCTCGGTCGTCAACGAGCGCAACGAGGGCTTCGACTCCGAGGTTGCTGACGCCGCAGGCTTCAACAAGGTCGGCGCGCAGACGGCCAACTGGAAGACCGACGAGGGCAAGTCGGTCACCGAGACCGTCCTCAAAGCGAACAACAACGACATCCAGTTCATCTTCGCTCAGAACGACGAGATGGGCATCGGCGCGGCTCAGGCCGTCGAGGCTGCCGGCCTCGTCCCCGGAACCGACGTCAAGATCGCCACGATCGATGGCACCACCGGTGCACTCGAGGCGCTCGCCGCGGGCCAGCTGAGCTTCGTCGCCCAGTACAACCCGTTCTTCGGCGACATCGCCGTGGACGTCGTCGAGAAGGCGCTCGCCGGTGAGACGGTCGAGTCGACCATCATCGTCGACAGCGCGACGTTCGACTCGCCCGAGGCGGGCGAGACGGCACTGGCCGACGGCCAGGGCTTCTGA
- a CDS encoding xylulokinase — protein sequence MSAEAIRAGRTALGVEFGSTRIKACLVDLDDPSRVLAVGSHAWENRLQDRNWTYALDDVWSGLQAAYAALAEEAERTYGVVPETFGSIGISAMMHGYLAFDQDGELLTPFRTWRNTSTERAAGVLSQLFGTNIPLRWSIAHLYQAVLNEEDHLPDVHFLTTLAGYVHWRLTGRTVLGVGDASGMFPIDATTHDYDAGMLEKFDRLVSERAHGLDVAALLPEVLVAGAPAGELTAEGAALLDPSGTLRPGVLFCPPEGDAGTGMVATNSVAPRTGNVSAGTSIFAMVVLEHPLQSAHDELDLVTTPAGDPVAMVHCNNGASELAAWVGLFERFVEIAGGDLNSDEIFEALFREALDGDPDAGGLLAYNHLSGEPIARLSEGRPLVVRTPDSRFTLANFMRAQLYGVFGTLALGMRVLEAEGVALDRMFAHGGVFRTAGVAQRFLAGALGAPVSIAETASEGGAWGIAVLAAYAADASDADLDDYLRDRVFAHAGFESMDPDPEDVPGFAAYLARYRAGLAIERAAITAKL from the coding sequence ATGAGCGCCGAGGCGATCCGCGCGGGTCGCACGGCTCTCGGCGTGGAGTTCGGATCGACCCGCATCAAGGCGTGCCTCGTCGACCTCGACGATCCGTCGCGTGTCCTGGCGGTCGGCTCGCACGCGTGGGAGAACCGACTGCAGGACCGCAACTGGACGTATGCGCTCGACGACGTCTGGAGCGGACTCCAGGCGGCGTACGCGGCACTCGCGGAAGAGGCCGAGCGCACCTACGGCGTCGTTCCCGAGACGTTCGGGTCGATCGGCATCTCGGCCATGATGCACGGCTACCTCGCGTTCGACCAGGACGGCGAGCTGCTGACGCCCTTCCGCACCTGGCGGAACACGTCGACCGAGCGCGCCGCGGGGGTGCTGTCCCAGTTGTTCGGCACGAACATCCCGTTGCGCTGGTCGATCGCGCACCTGTACCAGGCGGTGCTCAACGAGGAGGATCACCTCCCGGACGTGCACTTCCTGACGACGCTCGCCGGCTACGTCCACTGGCGTCTCACCGGCCGCACCGTCCTCGGTGTCGGCGATGCTTCGGGCATGTTCCCCATCGATGCCACCACCCACGACTACGACGCCGGGATGCTGGAGAAGTTCGACCGCCTCGTGTCCGAGCGCGCGCACGGCCTCGACGTCGCGGCTCTCCTGCCCGAGGTCCTCGTCGCGGGCGCCCCCGCCGGTGAACTGACAGCCGAAGGCGCCGCGCTGCTCGACCCGAGCGGCACGCTCCGCCCGGGTGTGCTGTTCTGCCCGCCCGAAGGTGACGCGGGAACCGGCATGGTCGCGACGAACTCCGTCGCCCCGCGCACGGGGAACGTGAGCGCCGGCACGAGCATCTTCGCGATGGTCGTCCTCGAGCATCCTCTGCAGTCGGCGCACGACGAACTCGACCTCGTGACGACCCCCGCCGGCGACCCCGTCGCGATGGTGCACTGCAACAACGGCGCGAGCGAGCTCGCCGCGTGGGTCGGGCTCTTCGAGCGTTTCGTCGAGATCGCCGGTGGCGATCTGAACAGCGATGAGATCTTCGAGGCGCTCTTCCGCGAAGCGCTCGACGGCGACCCCGACGCGGGCGGGCTCCTGGCCTACAACCATCTGTCCGGCGAACCGATCGCGCGACTCTCCGAGGGGCGGCCGCTCGTCGTCCGCACTCCCGACAGCCGCTTCACGCTCGCGAACTTCATGCGCGCTCAGCTCTACGGTGTCTTCGGCACTCTCGCGCTGGGCATGCGCGTCCTCGAAGCCGAAGGCGTCGCGCTCGATCGCATGTTCGCGCACGGCGGCGTCTTCCGCACGGCGGGAGTCGCGCAGCGCTTCCTGGCGGGCGCGCTCGGCGCCCCCGTGTCGATCGCCGAGACGGCATCCGAGGGAGGCGCATGGGGCATCGCCGTCCTGGCGGCCTACGCCGCCGACGCGTCCGACGCCGACCTGGACGACTACCTCCGCGACCGAGTCTTCGCGCATGCCGGATTCGAGTCCATGGATCCCGACCCGGAGGACGTACCCGGCTTCGCCGCGTACCTCGCCCGGTACCGCGCGGGTCTCGCCATCGAACGCGCCGCGATCACCGCGAAATTGTGA
- a CDS encoding ABC transporter permease produces MSAPVSSPALGAESPVQTALGRVWGRSQSIIPTLAAVVLLIAMLVYAEIAYGRVFHAGTMSSLLVSFAPTIILAVGMTIVILSGGIDLSVGAVVAFTSVAGVMLMNIGINGWLSIFLMIGFGALFGLVSGILIQYFNVQPFIATLAMMFLARGLASILSTVPVQAPEDAPILLLGTDFKIIDGPKVNDLVLTPGFFIAVLVVLGAFFFLHRTRMGRTVYGIGGAESSAQLMGLPVARTRVWIYVLSGSLAGLAAVVYTAEVGGKAQNVTGIGWELDAIAAVVIGGTLLTGGAGYVLGSVVGSLVLASLWMIITKDGTIRPEYLTIITGGILLVFVLLQRVLTARRRR; encoded by the coding sequence GTGAGCGCGCCCGTCTCGTCACCCGCCCTCGGCGCCGAGAGCCCGGTTCAGACCGCGCTCGGGCGCGTATGGGGCCGGAGCCAATCGATCATCCCGACCCTCGCGGCCGTCGTGCTGCTCATCGCGATGCTCGTGTACGCCGAGATCGCGTACGGCCGGGTCTTCCACGCCGGAACGATGTCGAGCCTTCTCGTCAGCTTCGCGCCGACGATCATCCTCGCGGTCGGGATGACGATCGTCATCCTGTCGGGCGGTATCGACCTGTCGGTCGGCGCCGTCGTGGCATTCACCTCTGTCGCGGGCGTCATGCTCATGAACATCGGCATCAACGGATGGCTGTCGATCTTCCTCATGATCGGGTTCGGCGCCCTCTTCGGCCTCGTGTCGGGCATCCTGATCCAGTACTTCAACGTGCAACCCTTCATCGCGACGCTCGCGATGATGTTCCTCGCGCGCGGTCTGGCATCGATCCTTTCGACGGTTCCCGTCCAGGCACCCGAGGACGCCCCGATCCTGCTGCTCGGCACGGACTTCAAGATCATCGATGGACCGAAGGTCAACGACCTCGTCCTGACACCCGGGTTCTTCATCGCCGTGCTCGTCGTGCTGGGAGCCTTCTTCTTCCTCCACCGCACCCGCATGGGACGCACTGTCTACGGGATCGGCGGCGCGGAGTCGTCTGCGCAGCTGATGGGTCTTCCCGTCGCGCGGACGCGCGTCTGGATCTACGTCCTCAGCGGCTCGCTGGCGGGTCTCGCGGCGGTCGTCTACACGGCCGAGGTCGGCGGCAAGGCGCAGAACGTGACGGGCATCGGATGGGAGCTCGACGCCATCGCGGCCGTCGTCATCGGTGGCACGCTCCTCACGGGCGGCGCGGGCTATGTCCTCGGCTCCGTCGTCGGGTCGCTCGTCCTCGCCTCGCTCTGGATGATCATCACGAAGGACGGCACGATCCGCCCCGAGTATCTGACGATCATCACCGGTGGCATCCTGCTCGTCTTCGTCCTCCTGCAGCGCGTCCTGACGGCGCGACGCAGACGATGA
- a CDS encoding L-ribulose-5-phosphate 4-epimerase has translation MTADSAHFTPELQAAIDAVREDVATLHGELVRYNLIVWTGGNVSGRVPGADLFVIKPSGVSYDDLAPENMILCDLDGNVVPGTPGSDRSPSSDTAAHAYVYRNMPEVGGVVHTHSTFAVAWAARGEEIPCVITAMADEFGGPIPIGPFAIIGDDSIGRGIVETLTGHRSRAVLMQNHGPFTIGVSAKDAVKAAVMVEDVARTVHYAREAGELIPIPPEAIDKLYDRYQNVYGQASDARRDAEDER, from the coding sequence ATGACCGCGGATTCCGCGCACTTCACCCCAGAGCTCCAGGCAGCGATCGACGCCGTCCGCGAGGACGTCGCGACACTGCACGGCGAACTCGTCCGCTACAACCTGATCGTGTGGACGGGCGGCAACGTCTCCGGCCGCGTGCCGGGAGCGGACCTGTTCGTGATCAAGCCCTCGGGCGTGTCGTACGACGACCTCGCGCCCGAGAACATGATCCTGTGCGACCTCGACGGGAACGTCGTCCCGGGAACACCGGGGAGCGATCGATCGCCGTCGAGCGACACAGCCGCCCACGCCTACGTGTACCGGAACATGCCCGAGGTCGGTGGCGTCGTGCACACGCATTCGACGTTCGCCGTCGCATGGGCCGCGCGCGGCGAGGAGATCCCGTGCGTCATCACGGCGATGGCCGACGAGTTCGGCGGTCCCATCCCGATCGGTCCGTTCGCCATCATCGGTGACGACTCGATCGGCCGGGGGATCGTCGAGACGCTCACCGGTCACCGCTCGCGTGCCGTACTCATGCAGAACCACGGTCCGTTCACAATCGGGGTCTCGGCGAAGGATGCCGTGAAGGCCGCCGTCATGGTGGAGGACGTCGCTCGGACGGTCCACTACGCCCGTGAGGCGGGCGAGCTCATCCCGATCCCGCCCGAGGCGATCGACAAGCTGTACGACCGGTACCAGAACGTCTACGGCCAGGCGTCGGACGCCCGCCGCGATGCGGAGGACGAGCGATGA
- a CDS encoding sugar ABC transporter ATP-binding protein, with protein MTESPPIVEVRDASITFPGVKALDEVNFRLLPGEVHTLMGENGAGKSTLIKALTGVYQIDSGDIFVFGEKRHLTGTASAQAAGISTVYQEVNLCTNLTIGENVMLGHEVRGPFGINWRKTHAQAKDALSRMGLGHLDTRAPLSSISIALQQLVAISRAMVTDSKVLILDEPTSSLDAAEVEVLFTVMRRLRDQGVAILFVSHFLDQVYAISDRITVLRNGQFVGEYLKRELDRTALISKMIGKDFETLRALGSNRQVDVRDRSETPVYAADDLGRKGALAPTDIEIHRGEVVGFAGLLGAGRTELARLIFGADRADSGTVRIKGKKTGITSPVAGLAQHIAYSTENRRDDGIIGDLSVRENIMLAVQAKRGWLRRVPAREVDQLVKTYMERFSVRPNDPDRPIRLLSGGNQQKVLLGRWLATEPDLLLLDEPTRGIDVGAKADIQEAVAELAEGGMGVVFISSELEEVVRLSERIVILKDHEKVGEVVNGPDVTAESIVSIIAAETDVKAEARVEKTEGEI; from the coding sequence ATGACCGAATCCCCCCCGATCGTCGAAGTCCGCGACGCATCGATCACGTTCCCCGGCGTCAAAGCACTCGACGAAGTAAACTTCCGGCTTCTCCCGGGCGAAGTACACACCCTCATGGGTGAGAACGGTGCCGGAAAGTCGACGCTGATCAAGGCCCTCACGGGTGTCTACCAGATCGACTCCGGCGACATCTTCGTCTTCGGCGAGAAGCGCCATCTCACGGGTACCGCCTCCGCTCAGGCCGCCGGCATCTCGACGGTGTACCAGGAGGTCAACCTCTGCACCAACCTCACCATCGGTGAGAACGTGATGCTCGGCCACGAAGTGCGCGGCCCGTTCGGCATCAACTGGCGCAAGACCCACGCGCAGGCGAAGGACGCCCTCTCCCGCATGGGACTCGGACATCTCGACACGCGTGCCCCTCTTTCTTCCATCTCGATCGCCTTGCAGCAGCTCGTCGCGATCAGCCGCGCGATGGTCACCGACTCGAAGGTCCTCATCCTCGATGAGCCGACGTCGAGCCTGGACGCCGCCGAGGTCGAGGTGCTGTTCACAGTCATGCGGCGACTCCGCGATCAGGGTGTCGCGATCCTCTTCGTCTCGCACTTCCTCGATCAGGTCTACGCGATCAGCGACCGGATCACGGTGCTGCGGAACGGGCAGTTCGTCGGCGAGTACCTGAAGCGTGAGCTGGACCGGACCGCGCTCATCTCCAAGATGATCGGCAAGGACTTCGAGACGCTGCGCGCTCTCGGCTCCAACCGTCAGGTCGACGTGCGCGACCGCAGCGAGACCCCCGTGTACGCGGCCGACGATCTCGGTCGCAAGGGCGCGCTGGCGCCGACCGACATCGAGATCCACCGCGGCGAGGTCGTCGGCTTCGCCGGACTCCTCGGCGCGGGTCGCACCGAGCTCGCGCGTCTCATCTTCGGCGCGGATCGCGCCGACTCCGGCACCGTGCGGATCAAGGGCAAGAAGACCGGCATCACGTCGCCCGTCGCCGGCCTCGCCCAGCACATCGCCTACTCGACCGAGAACCGCCGCGATGACGGCATCATCGGCGACCTGAGCGTGCGCGAGAACATCATGCTCGCCGTCCAGGCCAAGCGCGGCTGGCTCCGCCGTGTTCCCGCTCGCGAGGTCGATCAGCTCGTCAAGACCTACATGGAGCGGTTCAGCGTGCGCCCCAACGACCCCGATCGTCCGATCCGGCTCCTCTCGGGCGGAAACCAGCAGAAGGTGCTTCTGGGCCGCTGGCTCGCCACCGAGCCCGACCTGCTGCTGCTCGACGAGCCCACGCGCGGCATCGATGTCGGCGCGAAGGCCGACATCCAGGAGGCCGTCGCGGAGCTCGCCGAGGGCGGCATGGGCGTCGTGTTCATCTCCTCCGAACTCGAAGAGGTCGTGCGTCTCTCGGAGCGCATCGTGATCCTGAAGGACCACGAGAAGGTCGGCGAGGTCGTCAACGGCCCCGACGTGACGGCCGAGAGCATCGTGTCGATCATCGCGGCCGAAACCGACGTGAAGGCCGAAGCCCGCGTCGAGAAGACCGAAGGAGAGATCTGA